In the genome of Massilia sp. PAMC28688, one region contains:
- a CDS encoding beta-ketoacyl-ACP synthase III, with amino-acid sequence MTLYSKIIGTGSYLPQQRVTNADLTAQLAAKGIETSDEWIVSRSGISARHYAGADELSSDLAVNAARRALEMAGLQPDQIDLVIVASSTPDFYGSFPSTACIVQQKLGMHNSSAAFDVQAVCSGFVYAVSVADAFIKAGAHKHVLVIGAEVFSRILNFEDRTTCVLFGDGAGAIVLSASSAPGILATKLHADGRHANILSVPGSLAGGAIAGSAFLYMDGPAVFKLAVSVLEQVAHEALAHAGMQASDIDWLIPHQANIRIMKSTAKKLDLPLEKMVVTVDQHGNTSAASIPLALDIAVRDGRVKAGDNVMMEGVGGGFTWGAVLARM; translated from the coding sequence ATGACTTTGTATAGCAAAATTATCGGCACCGGCAGCTACTTGCCCCAACAACGCGTGACCAATGCCGACCTGACGGCGCAGCTGGCCGCCAAAGGGATTGAAACCTCGGACGAGTGGATTGTCTCGCGCAGCGGCATCTCGGCGCGCCACTACGCGGGCGCAGATGAACTGTCGTCCGACCTGGCGGTCAACGCGGCCCGGCGCGCGCTCGAGATGGCCGGCTTGCAGCCCGACCAGATCGACCTGGTCATCGTCGCCAGTTCCACGCCCGACTTTTACGGCAGCTTTCCCAGCACCGCCTGCATCGTCCAGCAAAAGCTGGGCATGCACAACAGCAGCGCCGCCTTTGACGTGCAGGCCGTGTGCAGCGGCTTTGTGTACGCCGTGTCGGTGGCCGACGCCTTCATCAAGGCCGGGGCCCACAAGCACGTGCTGGTGATCGGGGCCGAAGTGTTTTCGCGCATCCTCAATTTCGAAGACCGCACCACCTGCGTGCTGTTTGGCGACGGCGCCGGCGCCATCGTGCTGTCGGCGTCCAGCGCGCCGGGCATCTTGGCCACCAAGCTGCATGCCGACGGGCGCCACGCCAACATCCTGTCGGTGCCGGGCAGCCTGGCCGGCGGCGCCATTGCCGGCAGTGCCTTCCTGTACATGGACGGGCCGGCCGTGTTCAAGCTGGCCGTTTCGGTCCTGGAACAGGTGGCGCACGAAGCGCTGGCCCATGCCGGCATGCAGGCCTCGGACATCGACTGGCTCATTCCCCACCAGGCCAATATCCGCATCATGAAAAGCACGGCCAAAAAGCTCGACCTGCCACTGGAAAAAATGGTGGTCACGGTCGACCAGCACGGCAATACCTCGGCCGCCTCGATTCCCCTCGCACTCGACATTGCCGTGCGCGATGGCCGCGTGAAGGCAGGCGACAACGTCATGATGGAAGGCGTGGGCGGCGGCTTTACCTGGGGCGCCGTGCTGGCGCGCATGTAG
- the fabD gene encoding ACP S-malonyltransferase: MSNFAFVFPGQGSQAVGMLNGFAGNRVVEQTVREASEALGLDLGKLMAEGPKEELDLTTNTQPVMLTASVAVYRAWLAAGGPVPSVVAGHSVGEYAALVAAGVIAFKDAVPLVRFRAQVMQEAVPVGQGGMAVVLGLGADEVRAVCAAAAAEQAGSVVEAVNFNEPTQIVIAGHTDAVERACVLAKEKGAKRAMKLAVSAPFHSSLLLPAGERLRQYMQELPFGAPQIDLINNVDVAIVNDPAAIKDALARQAAGAVRWVETMQKLAAGGITQIIESAPSKVLIGMAKRIDAGLVGEALVDQAALERVLASVQAPQAGA; encoded by the coding sequence ATGAGTAATTTCGCATTCGTATTCCCCGGCCAGGGTTCGCAGGCCGTCGGCATGCTCAATGGTTTCGCCGGCAATCGCGTGGTGGAGCAGACCGTGCGCGAGGCCAGCGAAGCCCTTGGTCTCGACCTGGGCAAGCTGATGGCGGAAGGCCCCAAGGAAGAGCTGGACCTGACCACCAACACCCAGCCCGTGATGCTGACCGCGTCCGTGGCCGTGTACCGGGCCTGGCTGGCCGCCGGTGGCCCGGTCCCGTCCGTGGTGGCCGGCCACAGCGTGGGCGAATATGCCGCCCTGGTGGCAGCCGGCGTGATCGCGTTCAAGGATGCCGTGCCGCTGGTGCGTTTTCGGGCCCAGGTGATGCAGGAAGCGGTGCCGGTCGGGCAGGGCGGCATGGCCGTGGTGCTGGGCCTGGGCGCCGACGAGGTGCGCGCCGTGTGCGCCGCCGCCGCGGCCGAACAGGCCGGCAGCGTGGTGGAAGCCGTCAACTTCAACGAGCCGACCCAGATCGTCATCGCCGGCCATACCGATGCCGTCGAGCGCGCCTGCGTCCTGGCCAAGGAAAAAGGCGCCAAGCGCGCCATGAAACTGGCCGTGTCGGCGCCATTTCACTCCTCGCTGCTGCTGCCGGCCGGCGAACGGTTGCGCCAGTACATGCAGGAGCTGCCCTTTGGCGCGCCGCAAATCGACTTGATCAACAACGTTGACGTGGCTATTGTTAACGATCCGGCAGCCATCAAGGATGCCCTGGCGCGCCAGGCAGCCGGCGCGGTGCGCTGGGTGGAAACCATGCAGAAGCTGGCCGCAGGCGGCATCACCCAGATCATTGAAAGCGCACCGAGCAAGGTGCTCATCGGCATGGCCAAGCGCATCGATGCGGGCCTGGTGGGCGAAGCACTGGTGGACCAGGCCGCCCTGGAGCGGGTACTGGCCAGCGTCCAGGCGCCGCAGGCAGGCGCGTAA
- a CDS encoding penicillin-binding protein activator LpoB produces MKYSLSSIACVCLLAGCASQPTLNNSAGRATVYQDVNSVSSTMAGVGMESQDIVSMTDKMVRDILSNPQIAGRSTPARVIVDSAYFTNDSSSRINKNLITDRLRVELNRAAAGRLVFVARHYGSMVANERDAKRAGERDGGTIRSTKAVAGGDFRLGGRIASMDANQRSTGMVSRYHQITFELVDLEYETIPWSGIYEFRKEAQDDILYR; encoded by the coding sequence ATGAAATATTCACTCTCCAGCATTGCCTGCGTGTGCCTGCTTGCAGGCTGCGCTTCCCAGCCCACGCTCAATAACAGCGCCGGCCGCGCCACCGTGTACCAGGACGTCAACAGCGTGTCGTCCACCATGGCCGGCGTGGGGATGGAATCGCAGGATATCGTGTCGATGACCGACAAGATGGTGCGCGACATCCTGTCCAATCCCCAGATCGCCGGACGCAGCACCCCGGCCCGCGTGATTGTCGATTCGGCCTACTTTACGAACGACAGTTCCTCGCGCATCAACAAGAATTTGATCACCGACCGCCTGCGCGTGGAACTGAACCGCGCCGCCGCCGGCCGCCTGGTGTTCGTGGCCCGCCACTACGGCAGCATGGTTGCCAACGAGCGCGATGCCAAGCGTGCAGGCGAGCGTGACGGCGGCACCATCCGCAGCACCAAGGCCGTGGCCGGCGGCGACTTCCGCCTCGGTGGCCGCATTGCCTCAATGGACGCCAACCAGCGCAGCACCGGCATGGTGTCGCGCTACCACCAGATCACGTTTGAACTGGTGGACCTGGAGTACGAGACCATTCCCTGGAGCGGCATCTATGAGTTCAGAAAAGAAGCCCAGGATGACATCCTGTACCGTTAA
- a CDS encoding SAM-dependent methyltransferase, with the protein MPGTLFLIPNTLGTVEAGALASIIPEQVQALTSRLDYFVAENAKTARAFLKLIAVNHPLAKPLQEIAISELNVNTPPAALAALLAPLLAGRDAGLVSEAGVPAVADPGADLVRLAHAHGITVRPLVGPSSLLLAVMASGLNGQSFAFNGYLPTDAAQRIRRIGELEKRSRAERQTQLMIETPYRNGAMLDALAAACQGTTLICVATDLSLPTESIRTHTATQWKAQLAAGKAPDFHKKPTVFLLLAQ; encoded by the coding sequence ATGCCCGGCACCTTATTCTTAATTCCCAACACGCTCGGCACGGTCGAGGCCGGCGCCCTGGCGTCCATCATTCCCGAGCAGGTGCAAGCCCTGACGTCCAGGCTCGACTATTTCGTGGCCGAGAACGCCAAGACGGCGCGTGCCTTCCTCAAATTAATAGCCGTCAATCACCCGCTGGCCAAGCCCTTGCAGGAGATCGCGATCAGCGAACTGAATGTCAATACGCCGCCCGCCGCCCTGGCCGCTTTGCTGGCGCCCTTGCTGGCGGGCCGCGATGCGGGGCTGGTGTCGGAAGCGGGCGTGCCGGCCGTGGCCGATCCCGGCGCCGACCTGGTGCGCCTGGCCCATGCGCATGGCATTACCGTGCGGCCCCTGGTGGGTCCGTCGTCGCTGCTGCTGGCCGTGATGGCAAGTGGCTTGAATGGCCAGAGCTTTGCCTTCAATGGCTACCTGCCCACGGACGCGGCGCAGCGCATCCGCCGCATTGGCGAACTGGAAAAGCGTTCGCGCGCGGAGCGGCAAACCCAGCTCATGATTGAAACGCCCTACCGCAACGGCGCCATGCTCGACGCGCTGGCCGCCGCCTGCCAGGGCACGACGCTGATCTGCGTGGCTACCGACCTGAGCTTGCCGACGGAGTCGATCCGCACCCACACGGCCACCCAGTGGAAGGCGCAGCTAGCGGCAGGCAAGGCGCCGGACTTTCACAAGAAGCCGACCGTGTTCCTGTTGCTGGCCCAGTAA
- a CDS encoding tol-pal system YbgF family protein has translation MTSCTVKRCAALALLACMASGAAHADYAAERSRLKSAVPKDAVLYTLQAGVAALAEKQDGEAAALFDSALDKIEGMYANTESAARARSLWYEEGAKDFKGEPYERAMAFYYRGLLYLAEGDYENARASFRGGLLQDAFAEEDQNRADFASLMLLEGWANQLNGDAAQAADAYKEVTALRTGFVAPPEGANLLIVAELGGSPRKLGDGIGNAEIVYRRAKRTPERSATVTLDGQPQALLPMEDLYYQAITRGGRPIDRIINGKVAFAATTAKVGDVLGTIASEGNVLRAAYGGTSGRALGGLAAVGAIASVISANVKPRADVRYWNNLPESLHIQALRASAAPRDIAALLKDEAGNPVALDTVVIRQFRDKNGNGLVWIKSRH, from the coding sequence ATGACATCCTGTACCGTTAAGCGCTGCGCGGCGCTGGCGCTGCTGGCCTGCATGGCCAGTGGTGCTGCGCATGCCGATTACGCGGCCGAACGCAGCCGCCTCAAATCTGCCGTCCCCAAGGACGCAGTGCTGTACACCCTTCAGGCCGGGGTGGCGGCGCTGGCAGAAAAACAGGATGGCGAGGCCGCTGCCCTGTTTGATTCGGCGCTCGACAAGATCGAAGGCATGTACGCCAACACCGAGAGCGCGGCCAGGGCACGCTCGCTGTGGTACGAGGAAGGCGCCAAGGACTTCAAGGGCGAACCCTACGAGCGCGCCATGGCCTTCTATTACCGCGGCCTGCTGTACCTGGCCGAAGGCGACTATGAAAACGCGCGCGCTTCCTTCCGTGGCGGCTTGCTGCAGGATGCCTTTGCCGAGGAAGACCAGAACCGCGCCGATTTCGCCAGCCTGATGCTGCTCGAAGGCTGGGCCAACCAGTTGAACGGCGATGCTGCCCAGGCGGCCGACGCCTACAAGGAGGTCACCGCCCTGCGCACCGGCTTTGTGGCGCCGCCCGAAGGCGCCAACCTGCTCATAGTGGCGGAGCTGGGCGGCAGTCCACGCAAGCTCGGCGACGGTATCGGCAACGCCGAAATCGTGTACCGCCGCGCCAAGCGCACACCCGAGCGCAGCGCCACGGTCACGCTGGACGGCCAGCCCCAGGCACTGCTGCCGATGGAAGACCTGTACTACCAGGCCATCACGCGGGGTGGGCGCCCGATCGACCGCATCATCAATGGCAAGGTCGCGTTCGCCGCCACCACGGCGAAGGTGGGCGACGTGCTCGGCACCATTGCCTCGGAAGGCAATGTGCTGCGCGCAGCCTATGGCGGCACGTCCGGACGGGCGCTGGGCGGGCTGGCGGCGGTAGGTGCCATTGCATCGGTCATTTCGGCCAACGTCAAGCCGCGCGCCGATGTGCGCTACTGGAACAACCTGCCGGAGTCGCTGCATATCCAGGCGCTGCGTGCGTCTGCCGCGCCGCGCGACATCGCAGCCCTGCTCAAGGATGAAGCAGGTAATCCGGTTGCGCTCGACACGGTCGTCATCCGCCAGTTCCGCGACAAGAACGGCAACGGCCTGGTGTGGATCAAATCACGACATTAA
- a CDS encoding 23S rRNA (adenine(2030)-N(6))-methyltransferase RlmJ: MLSYRHAFHAGNHADVLKHFVQLQLHAYMNQKDTAYTYIDTHSGAGVYALDGGYASKNAEYETGIGPLWERTDLPPGLREYVDLVKGLNPSGKMRYYPGSPFCADKAMREQDRLRLFELHPADSKILADNFRKVEAHLAEQGIRATTRGKRILVERGDGFHGMKTLLPPPSRRALVLIDPPYEDKQDYRKVRDALDDALGRFPSGMYAIWYPVLQRMESRQFADKLKRLPAKEWLNVTLTITTPGPDGFGLHSSGMFIMNPPYTLEPMLRQVMPYLVQVLGKDAGATYLIEKGTQVTGNATARTVNGTPRMPVGNARRASPTAGTGSLRLPGQAPAGTPAAVKGPGRGPAARSGGSARPGGGKPPVKGGTGRP; encoded by the coding sequence ATGTTAAGTTACCGCCACGCCTTTCACGCGGGTAATCACGCCGACGTCCTGAAGCATTTCGTCCAGCTCCAGCTGCACGCATACATGAATCAGAAGGACACGGCCTACACCTATATCGACACCCATTCCGGTGCCGGCGTGTACGCGCTCGATGGCGGCTATGCCTCCAAGAATGCCGAGTACGAGACCGGCATCGGCCCCCTGTGGGAACGGACCGACCTGCCGCCCGGCCTGCGCGAGTATGTGGACCTGGTCAAGGGCCTGAATCCGTCGGGCAAGATGCGCTACTACCCGGGCTCCCCGTTTTGCGCCGACAAGGCCATGCGCGAGCAGGACCGGCTGCGCCTGTTCGAGCTGCATCCGGCCGACAGCAAGATCCTGGCCGATAATTTCCGCAAGGTCGAGGCGCACCTGGCCGAGCAGGGCATCCGCGCCACCACGCGCGGCAAGCGCATCCTGGTCGAGCGCGGCGATGGCTTCCATGGCATGAAAACCCTGCTGCCGCCGCCGTCGCGCCGCGCCCTGGTGCTGATTGACCCGCCGTACGAAGACAAGCAGGATTACCGCAAGGTCCGCGATGCCCTCGACGATGCCCTGGGACGCTTCCCGAGCGGCATGTATGCCATCTGGTACCCCGTGCTGCAGCGTATGGAATCGCGCCAGTTTGCCGACAAGCTCAAGCGCCTGCCGGCCAAGGAGTGGCTCAACGTCACCCTCACCATCACCACCCCCGGGCCCGACGGCTTTGGCCTGCACAGCAGCGGCATGTTCATCATGAATCCGCCGTACACGCTCGAACCGATGCTGCGCCAGGTCATGCCCTACCTGGTCCAGGTGCTGGGCAAGGATGCCGGCGCCACCTACCTGATTGAAAAAGGCACCCAGGTCACGGGCAACGCCACGGCGCGCACGGTCAACGGCACGCCGCGCATGCCTGTTGGCAATGCCCGCCGCGCCAGCCCGACCGCAGGCACGGGCAGCCTGCGCCTGCCGGGCCAGGCACCGGCCGGGACGCCCGCCGCCGTCAAGGGGCCGGGCCGGGGTCCCGCTGCCCGGAGCGGCGGCAGTGCCCGCCCGGGCGGTGGCAAGCCCCCGGTCAAGGGCGGTACAGGCCGCCCTTAG
- the fabG gene encoding 3-oxoacyl-ACP reductase FabG has product MNLDKQVALVTGASRGIGQAIALELARQGATVVGTATSESGAAAISAYLAEFGGKGVVLNVTDAANCSAVIDEVQKTCGSLSILVNNAGITQDQLAMRMKDEEWDSVIATNLTAVGRLSRAVLRGMMKAKHGRIINITSVVGSAGNPGQMNYAAAKAGVAGMSRALAREIGSRNITVNCIAPGFIDTDMTKALSADQHSALLTQIPLGRLGAPQDIAHAVAFLAGPQAAYITGTTLHVNGGMYMN; this is encoded by the coding sequence ATGAATCTCGACAAGCAAGTGGCACTCGTGACCGGCGCCTCGCGCGGCATTGGCCAAGCCATCGCGCTGGAACTGGCACGCCAGGGCGCCACCGTGGTGGGTACCGCAACCTCCGAGTCCGGCGCCGCCGCCATCAGCGCCTATCTGGCAGAATTTGGCGGCAAGGGCGTGGTACTGAACGTGACGGATGCGGCCAACTGCAGCGCCGTCATTGACGAGGTGCAAAAAACCTGCGGCAGCCTCTCGATCCTGGTCAACAATGCGGGCATTACCCAGGACCAGCTGGCCATGCGCATGAAGGATGAGGAGTGGGACAGCGTGATTGCCACCAACCTGACCGCCGTGGGCCGCCTGTCGCGCGCCGTCCTGCGCGGCATGATGAAGGCCAAGCACGGCCGCATCATCAACATTACTTCGGTGGTCGGCTCGGCCGGCAATCCGGGCCAGATGAACTATGCGGCCGCCAAGGCCGGCGTGGCCGGCATGAGCCGGGCGCTGGCGCGCGAGATCGGCAGCCGCAACATCACCGTCAACTGCATCGCCCCCGGTTTCATCGATACCGACATGACAAAAGCGCTCAGTGCGGACCAGCACAGTGCCCTCTTGACGCAGATCCCGCTGGGCCGCCTCGGTGCGCCGCAAGACATTGCCCATGCGGTGGCCTTCCTGGCCGGTCCCCAGGCTGCCTACATCACCGGCACCACCTTGCACGTCAACGGCGGCATGTACATGAATTAA
- the acpP gene encoding acyl carrier protein, producing MSDIEQRVKKIVAEQLGVAEVDIKIESSFVDDLGADSLDTVELVMALEDEFEMEIPDEQAEKITTVKQAIDYATAHVKA from the coding sequence ATGTCGGATATCGAACAACGCGTTAAAAAAATCGTCGCTGAGCAGCTGGGTGTTGCAGAAGTCGACATCAAAATCGAGTCCTCGTTCGTTGACGACCTCGGCGCCGATTCCCTCGACACCGTCGAACTGGTGATGGCACTGGAAGACGAATTCGAAATGGAAATCCCTGACGAGCAAGCCGAGAAGATCACGACCGTGAAGCAGGCTATCGACTACGCGACCGCGCACGTCAAGGCCTAA
- a CDS encoding DUF177 domain-containing protein, which translates to MSAFVIDAFEFCRSNGHRDGVTPVAEMSRLNKDCADQSGHVSWAVDGATSKQGYPQMTLSVAGTVQLMCQRCLTPFSYEMQSSTVLMLGKDDAHADEIEEVIADESIDVIVGSRQCDIRDLIEDEALLALPQVPKHDVCPDSKLLDVLKSEKPSPFAGLKDLKSE; encoded by the coding sequence ATGAGCGCTTTTGTCATCGACGCTTTCGAGTTTTGTCGAAGCAACGGCCATCGCGACGGTGTCACGCCGGTCGCCGAAATGAGCCGGTTAAACAAGGATTGTGCCGACCAGTCGGGCCACGTGAGCTGGGCTGTGGATGGTGCAACGAGCAAGCAGGGCTATCCGCAAATGACGCTGTCGGTTGCCGGCACCGTCCAGCTGATGTGCCAGCGCTGCCTGACGCCGTTCAGCTACGAGATGCAGTCGTCCACCGTGCTCATGCTCGGCAAGGATGATGCCCATGCCGACGAAATCGAGGAAGTGATTGCCGACGAGAGCATTGACGTCATCGTCGGCAGCCGCCAGTGCGATATCCGCGACCTGATCGAAGACGAGGCGCTGCTGGCACTGCCGCAAGTGCCCAAGCACGATGTGTGCCCCGACAGTAAATTGCTGGACGTGCTCAAGAGCGAGAAGCCATCGCCCTTTGCCGGCTTGAAGGACTTGAAGTCCGAGTAA
- the rpmF gene encoding 50S ribosomal protein L32, which translates to MAVQQNKKSPSKRGMHRSHDFLVAPQLGIEPTTGETHLRHHISPNGFYRGRKVLKTKNDE; encoded by the coding sequence ATGGCAGTTCAGCAGAATAAGAAGTCCCCATCCAAGCGCGGCATGCACCGCTCGCACGACTTCCTGGTCGCGCCACAGCTGGGTATCGAGCCAACCACGGGTGAGACGCACCTGCGTCACCACATCAGCCCGAACGGTTTCTACCGTGGCCGTAAAGTACTCAAGACCAAGAACGACGAGTAA
- a CDS encoding Maf family nucleotide pyrophosphatase has product MIPTNSPSRLILASSSAYRRELLARLRLPFAVMLPELDERPLPAEAPQATALRLARAKAEAVAARAPGSVVIGSDQVATLDGEQIGKPGSHAAALAQLQRMRGRRVVFHTALCVVDAAGGAELENVQTFVTFRDLPDAELDAYLRIEQPYDCAGSAKNEGLGIAILERIDSSDPTALTGLPLIALTGMLRRAGFHFFSN; this is encoded by the coding sequence ATGATACCAACTAACTCCCCTTCCCGTCTGATTCTTGCATCAAGTTCGGCCTACCGGCGCGAACTGCTGGCGCGCCTGCGCCTGCCGTTCGCGGTCATGCTGCCCGAGCTAGACGAGCGGCCCCTGCCGGCAGAGGCGCCGCAGGCGACCGCCCTGCGCCTGGCCCGCGCCAAGGCCGAGGCGGTGGCCGCCCGCGCCCCCGGCAGCGTGGTGATCGGCTCGGACCAGGTGGCCACGCTCGATGGCGAACAGATCGGCAAACCGGGCAGCCACGCGGCGGCGCTGGCCCAGCTGCAGCGCATGCGCGGGCGGCGCGTCGTGTTCCATACGGCCCTGTGCGTGGTGGACGCGGCCGGAGGTGCCGAGCTGGAGAATGTGCAAACCTTCGTCACCTTCCGCGACCTGCCCGACGCCGAACTCGACGCCTATTTGCGGATCGAGCAACCCTATGATTGCGCCGGCAGCGCCAAGAACGAGGGCCTGGGCATTGCCATTTTGGAACGGATTGACAGCAGCGATCCCACGGCCCTGACCGGCCTGCCCCTGATCGCCCTGACCGGCATGCTGCGCCGCGCCGGTTTTCACTTTTTCAGCAACTGA
- the plsX gene encoding phosphate acyltransferase PlsX, with protein MTIKISIDCMGGDHGPSVTIPAAFAFVQREPEAELILVGQEERVRAELRKCKAEDHPRLSVVHASEVVEMDDPIEVALRRKKDSSMRVAVELVKEGRAQACVSAGNTGALMAVSRYVLKTMSGVDRPAICMTMPNQKGGPTYMLDLGANVDCEPHHLHQFAIMGSVLVSAMEGIERPTIGLLNVGHEEIKGNDLVKATARLLRDDHERGVLNFFGNIEGNDIFKGTTDIVVCDGFVGNVTLKAVEGLGRMVKSALSSEFRRNPITMLGALISRGALKNFGNLVNPSRYNGGTLLGLRGLVFKSHGSADAYSYGWAIKRSFDAAKYNVQEHLSEKIAELMPRAPEAEAAGPTT; from the coding sequence ATGACAATTAAAATTTCCATTGACTGCATGGGCGGCGACCATGGCCCGTCGGTCACCATACCCGCAGCGTTTGCCTTCGTCCAGCGCGAGCCCGAGGCCGAACTGATCCTCGTTGGCCAGGAAGAACGCGTGCGCGCGGAATTGCGCAAGTGCAAGGCCGAGGACCACCCCCGTCTGTCGGTCGTGCACGCTTCCGAGGTGGTGGAGATGGATGATCCCATCGAAGTCGCCCTGCGCCGCAAGAAGGATTCCTCGATGCGCGTGGCAGTCGAACTGGTCAAGGAAGGCCGGGCCCAGGCCTGCGTCTCTGCCGGCAATACCGGCGCCCTGATGGCCGTGTCACGCTACGTGCTCAAGACCATGAGCGGGGTCGACCGTCCCGCCATCTGCATGACCATGCCCAACCAGAAGGGCGGTCCCACCTACATGCTGGACCTGGGCGCGAATGTCGATTGCGAACCGCATCACCTGCACCAGTTCGCCATCATGGGCTCGGTGCTGGTGTCGGCCATGGAAGGCATCGAGCGTCCCACCATTGGCCTGCTCAACGTGGGCCACGAAGAAATCAAGGGCAACGACCTGGTCAAGGCCACCGCCAGGCTGCTGCGCGACGACCACGAGCGCGGCGTGCTCAATTTCTTTGGCAATATCGAGGGCAATGACATCTTCAAGGGCACGACCGACATCGTCGTATGCGACGGTTTTGTCGGCAATGTCACGCTCAAGGCCGTGGAGGGCCTGGGCCGCATGGTCAAGAGCGCCCTCAGCTCGGAATTCCGGCGCAATCCGATCACCATGCTGGGCGCGCTCATCTCGCGCGGCGCCCTCAAGAATTTTGGCAACCTGGTCAACCCCTCGCGCTACAACGGCGGCACGCTGCTGGGCCTGCGCGGGCTGGTCTTCAAGAGCCACGGCAGCGCCGATGCCTATTCCTATGGATGGGCAATCAAGCGTTCCTTCGATGCAGCGAAATACAATGTGCAGGAGCATCTCTCGGAGAAGATCGCCGAACTGATGCCGCGCGCGCCTGAAGCGGAAGCGGCAGGCCCAACCACTTAG
- a CDS encoding EAL and HDOD domain-containing protein yields MLTEAPPDVVLPTDDFFLARQPILGRNQRLVAFELLFRSADSPEANVVDHAAATAAVISHASQLGMQRVVGERLAFINVDEVVLMSDFVRFLPHDKVILEILETVKATPDVVARVVALRELGFKFALDDVIGRSDDIDKLLALVDVVKIDVQAVQAIDPHSLPALVKLFREPGRKLLAEKVETVEEYEMCMALGFEYFQGYYFARPAILSGKTIAPSELVILNLLQLINSDADDHDLEMSVKRDPLISLNLLRLVNTPAAGARRHIDSLSEALVVLGREQLQRWLQILLYATPGANVELNSPLLQMATTRGKLMELMTRKLPPPRRSSAEAGFTVGIMSLMDALFSMSMRDILDAVAVAPDVRAALLEREGMLGEMLRIVEMLENPKRGPQLSRSLKALGLTVKEVRDIELEAFSWVNQLVV; encoded by the coding sequence ATGTTGACCGAAGCTCCCCCCGATGTAGTACTGCCCACTGACGACTTTTTTCTTGCTCGCCAGCCAATTCTTGGACGCAACCAGCGTCTGGTGGCGTTCGAGCTGCTGTTTCGCAGCGCCGATTCGCCCGAAGCCAATGTCGTCGATCACGCGGCGGCTACGGCCGCCGTCATTTCGCATGCTTCCCAGCTGGGCATGCAGCGCGTGGTGGGCGAGCGGCTGGCCTTCATCAATGTCGATGAGGTCGTGCTGATGAGCGACTTCGTACGCTTTTTGCCGCACGACAAGGTTATCCTGGAAATCCTGGAAACGGTCAAGGCCACGCCCGACGTCGTCGCGCGCGTGGTCGCCCTGCGCGAACTGGGCTTCAAGTTTGCGCTCGATGACGTGATCGGCAGGTCGGACGATATTGACAAGCTGCTGGCCCTGGTGGACGTGGTCAAGATCGATGTCCAGGCCGTGCAAGCGATCGACCCGCACAGCCTGCCGGCCCTGGTCAAGCTGTTTCGCGAACCGGGCCGCAAGCTGCTGGCGGAAAAGGTCGAAACCGTGGAAGAGTACGAGATGTGCATGGCGCTCGGCTTTGAATACTTCCAGGGCTATTATTTTGCCCGTCCCGCCATCCTGAGCGGCAAGACCATTGCCCCATCCGAGCTGGTCATCCTCAACTTGCTGCAGCTGATCAATTCCGATGCGGACGACCACGACCTGGAAATGTCGGTCAAGCGCGACCCCCTGATCAGCCTGAACCTGCTGCGCCTGGTCAATACCCCGGCTGCCGGTGCGCGCCGCCATATCGATTCGCTGTCCGAAGCGCTGGTGGTGCTGGGCCGCGAACAGTTGCAGCGCTGGCTGCAAATCCTCTTGTACGCCACGCCGGGCGCGAATGTCGAACTCAATTCTCCGCTGCTGCAAATGGCCACCACGCGCGGCAAGCTGATGGAGCTGATGACGCGCAAGCTGCCCCCGCCTCGGCGCAGCAGCGCCGAAGCCGGCTTCACGGTGGGCATCATGTCGCTGATGGATGCCCTGTTTTCCATGTCCATGCGCGACATTCTCGACGCGGTGGCCGTGGCGCCGGACGTGCGCGCCGCCCTGCTCGAGCGCGAAGGCATGCTGGGCGAAATGCTGCGCATCGTGGAAATGCTGGAAAACCCCAAGCGCGGTCCTCAGCTGTCGCGCTCGCTCAAGGCGCTCGGCCTGACCGTCAAGGAAGTGCGCGACATTGAACTTGAAGCCTTTAGCTGGGTCAATCAACTGGTGGTTTGA